One Mytilus trossulus isolate FHL-02 chromosome 5, PNRI_Mtr1.1.1.hap1, whole genome shotgun sequence DNA segment encodes these proteins:
- the LOC134719502 gene encoding uncharacterized protein LOC134719502: protein MEQITNMECIDFRFLPRTNTSHTPDALLSTTQRTVGQKVYLTCPEDYKLIGRDIITCLSSGRWNVEAQPHCTDETFAMSDSTKLYIGVFCACGALFLFAVTILIAKLTCFSDKELRRRRTDGLGTQSVDSMTYVHDIKDHPPAVISVAEDGSEVGIIRPFETFINPAYYQQPRPRLSSHSRSTGSTLESEADYDAPWSTGSPDERQCCHTNTNCHEPVDRRWSDRSIKAMNNYDYERYGRIPRINPNNAPVFELPEDDQTPF from the exons AATGCATAGACTTTCGATTTCTTCCAAGGACCAATACTTCACATACACCAGATGCACTATTAAGTACGACTCAAAGAACAGTAGGACAGAAAGTATACCTCACGTGCCCTGAAGACTATAAATTGATTGGACGAGATATTATCACGTGCTTAAGTTCTGGTAGATGGAATGTAGAGGCGCAACCTCACTGTACAG atgaaaCATTTGCTATGTCAGACTCTACAAAACTTTACATTGGTGTATTTTGTGCCTGTGGAGCATTGTTTCTATTTGCTGTTACTATACTGATAGCGAAACTAACGTGTTTTAGTGACAAAGAACTTCGAAG gaGAAGAACAGACGGCTTAGGGACACAGTCAGTTGATTCTATGACATATGTTCACGATATAAAAGATCATCCTCCTGCTGTCATTAGTGTTGCAGAGGACGGGTCAGAGGTCGGCATCATTAGACCATTTGAGACATTTATAAACCCTGCGTATTACCAACAACCCCGTCCTCGTTTATCAAGTCATTCTCGATCTACCGGAAGTACTCTTGAAAGCGAGGCTGACTACGATGCACCATGGAGTACAGG GTCACCAGATGAACGACAATGTTGTCACACGAACACGAACTGTCATGAACCTGTGGATAGACGGTGGAGCGATCGTAGTATAAAGGCCATGAATAATTATGATTATGAAAg gtATGGTAGAATACCACGAATCAATCCAAATAATGCGCCAGTATTTGAGTTACCGGAAGATGATCAGACGCCATTTTGA